A stretch of Physeter macrocephalus isolate SW-GA chromosome 6, ASM283717v5, whole genome shotgun sequence DNA encodes these proteins:
- the CMAS gene encoding N-acylneuraminate cytidylyltransferase, whose amino-acid sequence MDSVEKGAATSVSNPRGRPSRGRPPKLQRNSRGGQGRGVEKPPHLAALILARGGSKGIPLKNIKHLAGVPLIGWVLRAALDSGVFHSVWVSTDHDEIENVAKQFGAQVHRRSSEASKDSSTSLDAIIEFLNYHNEVDIVGNIQATSPCLHPTDLQKVAEMIREEGYDSVFSVVRRHQFRWGEIQKGVREMTEPLNLNPAKRPRRQDWDGELYENGSFYFAKRHLIEMGYLQGGKMAYYEMRAEHSVDIDVDIDWPIAEQRVLRFGYFGKEKLKEIKLFVCNIDGCLTNGHIYVSGDQKEIISYDVKDAIGISLLKKSGIEVRLISERACSKQTLSSLKLDCKMEVSVPDKLAVVDEWRKEMGLCWKEVAYLGNEVSDEECLRRAGLSGVPADACAAAQKAAGYICKSNGGRGALREFAEHVFLLMEKVINSCQK is encoded by the exons ATGGACTCGGTGGAGAAGGGGGCCGCCACCTCCGTCTCCAACCCGCGGGGGCGGCCCTCCCGGGGTCGGCCGCCAAAGCTGCAGCGCAACTCCCGCGGCGGCCAGGGCCGAGGTGtggagaagcccccgcacctggCGGCCCTAATCCTGGCCCGCGGCGGCAGCAAGGGCATCCCCCTGAAGAACATTAAGCACCTGGCGGGGGTCCCGCTCATTGGCTGGGTCCTGCGTGCGGCCCTGGACTCGGGGGTCTTCCACAG TGTTTGGGTTTCAACAGACCATGATGAAATTGAGAATGTGGCCAAACAATTTGGTGCACAAGTTCATCGAAGAAGTTCTGAAGCTTCAAAAGACAGTTCTACCTCACTAGATGCCATCATAGAATTTCTTAATTATCACAATG agGTTGACATTGTAGGAAATATTCAAGCTACTTCTCCGTGTTTACATCCTACTGATCTTCAAAAAGTTGCAGAAATGATTCGAGAAGAAGGATatgattctgttttctctgttgtgAGACGCCATCAGTTTCGATGGGGTGAAATTCAGAAAGGAG TTCGTGAAATGACTGAGCCTCTGAATTTGAATCCAGCTAAACGACCTCGTCGACAAGACTGGGATGGAGAATTATATGAAAATGgctcattttattttgctaaaaGACATTTGATAGAGATGGGTTACTTACAG GGTGGGAAAATGGCATACTACGAGATGCGAGCCGAGCACAGTGTGGACATAGATGTGGACATTGACTGGCCTATTGCAGAACAAAGAGTATTAAG atTTGGCTATTTTGGCAAAGAGAAGCTGAAGGAGATAAAACTTTTCGTTTGCAATATTGATGGATGTCTAACCAATGGACACATTTATGTATCAGGagaccaaaaagaaataatatcttaTGATGTAAAAGATGCTATTGGGATaagtttattaaagaaaagtGGCATTGAG gtgaGGTTAATCTCAGAAAGGGCCTGTTCAAAGCAGACTCTCTCTTCCTTAAAACTGGATTGCAAAATGGAAGTCAGTGTACCAGACAAGCTTGCAGTTGTAGatgaatggagaaaagaaatgggCCTGTGCTGGAAAGAAGTGGCATATCTTG GAAATGAAGTGTCTGATGAGGAGTGCTTGAGGAGAGCGGGCCTCAGTGGCGTTCCTGCTGATGCCTGTGCCGCCGCCCAGAAGGCTGCTGGATACATTTGCAAAAGCAATGGTGGCCGTGGTGCCCTCCGAGAGTTTGCAGAGCACGTTTTCCTACTAATGGAAAAGGTTATTAATTCATGCCAAAAATAG